From a single Dromaius novaehollandiae isolate bDroNov1 chromosome 13, bDroNov1.hap1, whole genome shotgun sequence genomic region:
- the B3GNT9 gene encoding UDP-GlcNAc:betaGal beta-1,3-N-acetylglucosaminyltransferase 9, protein MSNANEIQMCPLGSPRTKRYRGDAGAALSNWIWTLAPGSSNRCFNSPGNTVETMKVRLKGDAICTLFLVLALGSLLYSQLEHLVPAGNKELTHKKPSATQRIFSDLKAPGRPMPAEATVPRPQIIPMVRRAEVANNRVQTTTSPPLTDSAFNFKRYLLNKDNRNFNLLINQPKKCRKIPGGPFLLIAIKSVVEDFDRREIVRKTWGREGLVNGEQIQRVFLLGTPKNRTALATWETLIHQESQAYRDILLWDFMDTFFNLTLKEIHFLNWAAEFCSNVKFIFKGDADVFVNVENIVDFLERHDPTEDLFVGDIIYNARPIRVRKSKYYIPETMYGLSIYPAYAGGGGFLLSSRTMRKLSRACKEVELFPIDDVFLGMCLQRISLKPILHEGFKTFGIVKPSAAPHLQTFDPCFYKDLMVVHSLKVAEIWLMWNLLHSPRLSCTQKKQVKKPFQWKKKVQTATRASLF, encoded by the exons ATGTCTAACGCTAACGAGATCCAGATGTGCCCGCTTGGCAGCCCGCGCACCAAACGTTACCGAGGGGACGCAGGAGCCGCGCTATCAAATTGGAT ATGGACATTGGCACCAGGCAGCTCAAACAGATGTTTTAACAGTCCTGGAAACACTGTGGAGACAATGAAAGTACGTCTCAAGGGGGATGCGATCTGTACCCTTTTCCTGGTGCTAGCACTCGGCTCTTTACTCTATTCCCAGCTAGAGCACCTAGTCCCAGCAGGAAACAAGGAGCTGACACACAAGAAACCTTCAGCAACACAGAGAATTTTCTCTGATCTCAAAGCACCTGGGAGACCTATGCCAGCGGAGGCAACAGTTCCCAGACCCCAAATAATTCCTATGGTTAGACGAGCAGAGGTGGCGAATAACAGGGTCCAAACTACAACTTCACCGCCATTGACTGATTCTGCCTTCAACTTCAAGCGTTATCTCCTAAACAAAGACAACAGGAACTTCAATCTTCTTATTAACCAGCCCAAGAAATGCAGGAAAATACCCGGAGGTCCCTTTCTGCTCATTGCTATCAAATCAGTGGTTGAAGATTTCGACAGACGCGAGATTGTCCGTAAGACTTGGGGTAGGGAGGGTTTGGTGAATGGGGAGCAGATTCAACGAGTTTTCCTCCTGGGAACACCGAAGAACAGGACGGCGTTAGCAACATGGGAGACCCTTATCCATCAGGAAAGTCAGGCATACAGGGACATTTTACTCTGGGACTTCATGGATACTTTCTTCAATTTGACCCTGAAGGAGATCCATTTCCTGAACTGGGCTGCTGAATTCTGCTCCaatgtgaaatttatttttaaaggtgatGCTGATGTTTTTGTCAATGTAGAGAACATTGTTGACTTCCTTGAGAGACATGACCCCACTGAGGACCTCTTCGTTGGGGATATCATCTACAATGCCCGCCCCATCCGTGTCCGAAAAAGTAAATACTATATCCCAGAGACCATGTATGGGCTAAGCATTTATCCAGCCTATGCAGGTGGAGGAGGTTTTTTACTGTCCAGCCGCACCATGAGGAAGCTCTCCAGGGCTTGCAAAGAGGTGGAACTCTTTCCCATTGATGATGTCTTTTTGGGCATGTGCTTACAGAGAATCAGTCTCAAACCCATTTTGCACGAAGGATTCAAGACTTTCGGTATTGTCAAGCCTTCTGCTGCCCCACATCTACAGACATTTGACCCCTGTTTTTACAAAGATCTCATGGTAGTTCACAGTCTAAAAGTTGCTGAGATCTGGCTAATGTGGAATCTGCTCCACAGCCCACGGCTTTCCTGTACTCAGAAGAAGCAGGTGAAGAAGCCTTTCCAGTGGAAAAAGAAAGTTCAAACAGCGACACGGGCATCACTCTTCTGA